From the genome of Streptomyces sp. NBC_01317, one region includes:
- a CDS encoding FadR/GntR family transcriptional regulator: MALTSPRRSALSDQVITELRNQITSGAWPVGSRIPTEPELVEQLGVARNTVREAVRALAHNGLLDIRQGSGTYVVATSELAGVMRRRFADADHRHIAELRSTLESSAARLAAERRTAKDLRLLDTLLARREEAWAAGDAERFVTADATLHLAVVSASHNDVMVTLYADLGHLLRDRLRTDVGAVLRPENHMDHARLVTAIRAGDGEAAGAEAASHALHCLVERV; the protein is encoded by the coding sequence ATGGCGCTGACCTCTCCCCGGCGTTCCGCCCTCTCGGACCAGGTGATCACCGAGTTGCGGAACCAGATCACCTCGGGCGCGTGGCCGGTGGGATCCCGTATCCCCACCGAACCCGAGCTGGTCGAGCAGCTGGGCGTGGCACGCAACACCGTCCGTGAGGCGGTCCGTGCCCTGGCGCACAACGGCCTGCTGGACATCCGGCAGGGCTCGGGGACGTACGTCGTCGCGACGAGCGAGCTGGCGGGCGTGATGCGGCGCAGGTTCGCGGACGCCGACCACCGGCACATCGCCGAGCTGCGCTCCACGCTGGAGTCGTCGGCCGCCCGGCTCGCGGCGGAGCGCCGTACGGCCAAGGACCTGCGCCTGCTGGACACGCTGCTGGCGCGGCGCGAGGAGGCCTGGGCGGCGGGTGACGCGGAGCGGTTCGTCACGGCGGACGCGACGCTGCACCTGGCGGTGGTGTCGGCCTCGCACAACGACGTGATGGTCACGCTCTACGCGGACCTGGGGCATCTGCTGCGGGACCGGCTGCGGACGGATGTGGGGGCGGTGCTGCGGCCGGAGAACCACATGGACCACGCGCGGCTGGTGACCGCGATCCGGGCGGGGGACGGGGAGGCGGCGGGCGCGGAGGCGGCGAGCCACGCGCTGCACTGCTTGGTCGAGCGGGTCTGA
- a CDS encoding CynX/NimT family MFS transporter: MPDETRTDTRLPATTPSVPGDAPAPRPVAWVIPVVVTGLVLAALNLRPAITSLGPLLEDVRGGLRMSGTVAGVLTSVPPFCFAVFGFTAPRLARRFGPGAVVCAGMAAITAGLLIRPFTSGTPAFLAASALALMGIAVSNVLMPVIVKRYFPDRVGTMTGLYSMALALGTAFAAAATVPMTEALGGSWRVGLGVWAVLAALAVLPWTALVRDRSGAATVSPAGTPGARGLSLVRSRTAWALACYFGIQASGAYITMGWMPQVFRDAGLSAGTAGLLLAVTMVMGVPLAFVIPRLATRLRNQGPIAVALGLCGLTAYAGLSLAPASGAWLWAVLLGISNCSFPLALTMIGMRSRSGAGVVRLSAFAQSTGYLMSIPGPLLIGVLYQNTGGWGLPLAIMGGFLVPQMVAGVIAGRDRTIEDETRMRD; the protein is encoded by the coding sequence ATGCCTGACGAGACCCGGACCGACACCCGGCTGCCCGCCACCACCCCGAGTGTGCCCGGCGACGCTCCGGCACCACGCCCCGTCGCGTGGGTGATACCGGTTGTCGTGACCGGACTGGTCCTCGCCGCTCTCAACCTCCGTCCCGCCATCACCAGCCTGGGCCCCCTGCTGGAGGACGTACGGGGCGGGCTGCGCATGAGCGGCACGGTGGCCGGTGTCCTCACCTCCGTACCGCCTTTCTGCTTCGCCGTCTTCGGTTTCACGGCGCCCCGCCTGGCCCGCCGCTTCGGCCCCGGCGCGGTCGTCTGCGCCGGCATGGCGGCCATCACGGCGGGGCTGCTGATCCGGCCCTTCACGTCCGGTACGCCCGCCTTCCTGGCGGCGAGCGCCCTCGCGCTCATGGGCATCGCGGTCAGCAACGTCCTGATGCCGGTGATCGTCAAGCGGTACTTCCCCGACCGCGTCGGCACCATGACCGGCCTCTACTCGATGGCCCTCGCGCTCGGCACCGCCTTCGCCGCCGCCGCGACCGTCCCCATGACCGAGGCGCTCGGCGGCAGTTGGCGCGTGGGGCTCGGGGTCTGGGCCGTGCTCGCCGCCCTCGCGGTGCTGCCCTGGACCGCTCTCGTACGGGACCGCAGCGGCGCTGCCACCGTCTCCCCGGCGGGCACCCCCGGGGCGCGCGGGCTGAGCCTCGTCCGGAGCCGTACCGCCTGGGCGCTCGCCTGCTACTTCGGCATCCAGGCCTCCGGCGCGTACATCACCATGGGCTGGATGCCGCAGGTCTTCCGGGACGCCGGCCTCTCCGCGGGCACGGCGGGGCTGCTGCTCGCCGTGACGATGGTGATGGGCGTCCCGCTCGCCTTCGTGATCCCCCGGCTCGCCACCCGGCTGAGGAACCAGGGCCCGATCGCCGTGGCGCTGGGCCTGTGCGGTCTGACGGCCTACGCGGGCCTCTCCCTCGCCCCCGCGTCCGGCGCCTGGCTCTGGGCCGTGCTCCTCGGCATCTCGAACTGCTCGTTCCCGCTCGCCCTCACCATGATCGGCATGCGGTCGAGGAGCGGCGCCGGAGTCGTACGGCTCTCCGCCTTCGCGCAGTCCACGGGCTATCTGATGTCGATCCCCGGCCCGCTGCTGATCGGGGTGCTCTACCAGAACACCGGCGGGTGGGGGCTGCCGCTGGCGATCATGGGCGGGTTCCTCGTGCCGCAGATGGTGGCGGGTGTCATCGCCGGGCGGGACCGGACGATAGAGGACGAAACCAGGATGCGAGACTGA
- a CDS encoding SGM_5486 family transporter-associated protein codes for MPVLDPNPQNGQQKLLIVFGTIIGILVIIGIIASIASP; via the coding sequence ATGCCAGTCCTTGACCCGAATCCCCAGAACGGCCAGCAGAAGCTGCTCATCGTGTTCGGCACGATCATCGGCATCCTGGTGATCATCGGCATCATCGCCTCGATCGCCAGCCCGTGA
- a CDS encoding SixA phosphatase family protein has product MSADTSRRIVLLRHAKADWPEVADHERPLADRGRADSSVAGRRLAETGIAIDLALCSTAARTRETWKLAVHELPQRPRTVYEDRLYDATLGELLALINETPDDVDNLLLVGHNPSMHALADAMAGPDSGDDIARMTRSGFPTAAFAVIGIDRGWKSVELGVGTLQEFWAPHD; this is encoded by the coding sequence ATGAGCGCCGATACGTCCCGCAGGATCGTCCTACTCCGGCACGCCAAGGCCGACTGGCCGGAGGTGGCCGACCACGAGAGGCCACTCGCCGACCGGGGCCGTGCGGATTCCTCCGTCGCGGGCCGCCGCCTCGCCGAGACCGGTATCGCCATCGATCTCGCCCTCTGCTCCACCGCGGCGCGGACCCGTGAGACCTGGAAGCTGGCCGTGCACGAGCTGCCGCAGCGTCCGAGGACCGTCTACGAGGACCGGCTGTACGACGCGACCCTCGGCGAGCTGCTCGCCCTGATCAACGAGACTCCCGACGACGTGGACAACCTGCTCCTCGTCGGCCACAACCCGAGCATGCACGCCCTCGCCGACGCGATGGCCGGCCCGGACTCGGGCGACGACATCGCCCGGATGACCCGCAGCGGGTTCCCGACGGCCGCCTTCGCCGTCATCGGGATCGACCGGGGCTGGAAGTCGGTGGAGCTGGGAGTGGGCACGCTCCAGGAGTTCTGGGCCCCGCACGACTGA
- the serB gene encoding phosphoserine phosphatase SerB, whose amino-acid sequence MSAPQPRQIPETPDVPTDVPAEVPVTEVPVTEVPTLLVKIFGKDRPGITAGLFDTLAAYAVDVIDIEQVVTRGRIVLCALITAPAAGGATEGELRATVHSWTESLKLQAEIISGKGDNRPRGSGRSHVTVLGNPLTAESTAAIAASITSTGGNIDRIFRLAKYPVTAVEFAVSGVETAPLRTALATSAAGIGVDVAVVSAGLARRAQRLVVMDVDSTLIQDEVIELFAAHAGCEAEVAEVTARAMAGELDFEQSLHARVALLAGLDASVVDKVRAEVRLTPGARTLIRTLKRLGYQVGVVSGGFTQVTDALKDRLGLDFAAANTLEIVDGKLTGRVTGEIVDRAGKARLLRRFAAEAGVPLAQTVAIGDGANDLDMLNAAGLGVAFNAKPVVRKAAHAAVNVPFLDTVLYLLGITREEVEEASEDDDRSQE is encoded by the coding sequence ATGAGCGCACCGCAGCCCCGCCAGATCCCTGAGACCCCTGATGTCCCGACCGACGTCCCGGCCGAGGTCCCGGTCACCGAGGTCCCGGTCACCGAGGTCCCGACCCTTCTCGTCAAGATCTTCGGGAAGGACCGCCCCGGGATCACCGCGGGGCTCTTCGACACCCTCGCCGCCTACGCCGTCGATGTCATCGACATCGAGCAGGTCGTCACCCGTGGCCGTATCGTCCTGTGCGCGCTGATCACCGCGCCGGCGGCGGGCGGCGCCACCGAGGGCGAGCTGCGGGCCACCGTCCACAGCTGGACGGAGTCCCTCAAGCTCCAGGCCGAGATCATCTCCGGCAAGGGCGACAACCGGCCGCGCGGCAGCGGCCGTTCGCACGTCACCGTGCTCGGCAACCCGCTCACCGCGGAGTCGACGGCCGCCATAGCGGCGAGCATCACCTCGACCGGCGGCAACATCGACCGTATCTTCCGGCTCGCCAAGTACCCCGTCACAGCGGTGGAGTTCGCGGTGTCCGGTGTGGAGACCGCGCCGCTGCGCACCGCGCTGGCGACCTCGGCGGCGGGGATCGGGGTGGATGTCGCGGTCGTCTCGGCCGGGCTGGCCCGCCGGGCCCAGCGCCTGGTGGTGATGGACGTCGACTCGACGCTGATCCAGGACGAGGTCATCGAACTCTTCGCGGCGCACGCGGGCTGTGAGGCGGAGGTCGCCGAGGTGACCGCCCGTGCCATGGCGGGAGAGCTGGACTTCGAGCAGTCCCTGCACGCGCGGGTGGCGCTGCTGGCCGGGCTCGACGCGTCGGTGGTGGACAAGGTACGGGCGGAGGTACGGCTCACTCCCGGGGCCCGCACCCTGATCCGTACGCTCAAACGGCTCGGCTACCAAGTGGGCGTCGTGTCCGGCGGGTTCACCCAGGTCACCGACGCGCTCAAGGACCGTCTCGGGCTGGACTTCGCCGCCGCCAACACCCTGGAGATCGTGGACGGGAAGCTCACCGGGCGGGTGACCGGGGAGATCGTGGACCGCGCGGGCAAGGCCAGGCTGCTGCGGCGGTTCGCCGCCGAGGCCGGGGTGCCGCTGGCGCAGACGGTGGCGATCGGGGACGGCGCCAACGATCTCGACATGCTGAACGCGGCCGGGCTCGGAGTGGCCTTCAACGCGAAGCCGGTGGTCCGCAAGGCGGCGCACGCGGCGGTGAACGTACCGTTCCTGGACACCGTCCTCTATCTGCTGGGGATCACCCGCGAAGAGGTCGAGGAGGCGTCGGAGGACGACGACCGCTCACAGGAGTGA
- a CDS encoding ABC transporter ATP-binding protein/permease encodes MGHGVHELVLELNGRTWALDPARSYTLGRDPQGDLVVDDARVSWRHATISWGGRGWVIEDHGSTNGTYVRGQRVHQTDIAAGSAVHLGNATDGPRLSLSAAAYSPQAAAPQQAPYQQQAAQAPVRPAVPQQGWQQPQQPQQPQQPQVPQQGGPGGPFAGQGQGQGQGQGQAPGEGASPFYGDRNPTTFHQLSLGRVMRIGRALENELVVSDLQVSRHHAEFTATPDGRYEIRDLGSHNGTYVNGQPIAKSGTVPIGPHDIVGVGHSTFRLVGDRLEEFVDTGEVSFSARHLTVTVDGGKQILKDVSFGVPEKSLIAVIGPSGSGKSTLLKALTGYRPANEGDVLYDNRNLYKQFAELRQRIGLVPQDDILHKELTVRKALRYAAKLRFPGDTKPAEREARIDEVLGELKLDIHKDKKITALSGGQRKRVSVALELLTKPSLIFLDEPTSGLDPGMDRDVMKLLRDLADDGRTVLVVTHSVAELAICDKLLVMAPGGSVAYFGPPEEALNFFGYTSWADVFSAFENYREYDWAGRWRGSQHYQMYAADIDAIAAQSVAMPSAQQMRPPKPQSWGSQLWTLVRRYVSVIASDRGFMGLMVLLPAILGGVSAVIPAKFGLVPPTPPSRFNSTAGIIMMILVVGMCFAGSANSVRELIKERVIYERERATGLSRSAYLMSKVIVLGVITAFQAVIICAIALPVRELPEKGVITHPAVEICLAIIAMGFTAMMLGLVISALVKTAEKTMPLLVMFAIVQLVFTGTLFQIFGKPGLEQFAWLMPSRWALGAAGSTLDLSHLMAPWDPEKPGDLDPLWQHTAAQWSVDMIVLVVIGVLCGFVVARLLRRHEPEVMRK; translated from the coding sequence GTGGGGCATGGAGTGCACGAACTCGTACTGGAATTGAACGGAAGGACCTGGGCGCTCGATCCGGCCAGGTCGTACACCCTGGGACGTGATCCGCAGGGCGACCTCGTAGTCGACGACGCCCGGGTCTCGTGGCGTCACGCCACCATCAGCTGGGGGGGCCGGGGCTGGGTCATCGAAGATCACGGAAGCACCAACGGTACGTACGTACGAGGGCAGCGGGTCCATCAGACGGATATCGCGGCCGGTTCCGCCGTGCATCTCGGCAACGCGACGGACGGGCCCCGGCTGAGCCTCTCCGCCGCCGCCTACAGCCCGCAGGCGGCCGCGCCGCAGCAGGCGCCGTACCAGCAGCAGGCGGCGCAGGCACCGGTGCGGCCGGCCGTTCCCCAGCAGGGCTGGCAGCAGCCCCAGCAGCCCCAGCAGCCCCAGCAGCCGCAGGTGCCCCAACAGGGCGGTCCCGGCGGCCCGTTCGCGGGGCAGGGGCAGGGGCAGGGGCAGGGGCAGGGGCAGGCGCCGGGCGAGGGAGCCTCGCCGTTCTACGGTGACCGCAACCCGACCACGTTCCACCAGCTCTCCCTCGGCCGTGTCATGCGCATCGGCCGCGCGCTGGAGAACGAACTGGTCGTCTCCGACCTCCAGGTCTCCCGCCACCACGCCGAGTTCACCGCCACCCCCGACGGCCGCTACGAGATCCGCGACCTCGGATCCCACAACGGCACGTACGTCAACGGCCAGCCGATAGCCAAGTCCGGCACCGTGCCCATCGGCCCCCACGACATCGTCGGCGTCGGCCACTCGACCTTCCGCCTCGTCGGCGACCGGCTCGAAGAGTTCGTCGACACCGGTGAGGTCTCCTTCTCGGCCCGCCACCTCACCGTGACGGTCGACGGCGGCAAGCAGATCCTCAAGGACGTCTCCTTCGGGGTCCCGGAGAAGTCGCTCATCGCGGTCATCGGCCCGTCCGGCTCCGGAAAGTCCACGCTGCTCAAGGCGCTCACCGGCTATCGCCCGGCCAACGAGGGCGACGTCCTCTACGACAACCGGAACCTGTACAAGCAGTTCGCCGAGCTGCGCCAGCGCATCGGCCTGGTCCCGCAGGACGACATCCTGCACAAGGAACTGACCGTCAGGAAGGCGCTCAGGTACGCGGCGAAGCTCCGCTTCCCCGGCGACACCAAGCCCGCCGAGCGCGAGGCCAGGATCGACGAGGTGCTGGGCGAGCTGAAGCTCGACATCCACAAGGACAAGAAGATCACCGCGCTCTCCGGCGGCCAGCGCAAGCGGGTCTCGGTCGCCCTGGAACTGCTCACCAAGCCCTCGCTGATCTTCCTGGACGAGCCGACCTCCGGCCTCGACCCGGGCATGGACCGCGATGTGATGAAGCTCCTGCGCGACCTCGCCGACGACGGCCGTACGGTCCTGGTGGTCACGCACTCCGTCGCCGAGCTGGCGATCTGCGACAAGCTCCTCGTCATGGCCCCCGGCGGCTCGGTGGCGTACTTCGGCCCGCCCGAGGAGGCGCTCAACTTCTTCGGCTACACCTCGTGGGCCGACGTCTTCTCGGCCTTCGAGAACTACCGCGAGTACGACTGGGCGGGCCGCTGGCGCGGCTCGCAGCACTACCAGATGTACGCCGCCGACATCGACGCCATCGCCGCGCAGTCCGTGGCCATGCCCTCCGCGCAGCAGATGCGCCCGCCGAAGCCGCAGAGCTGGGGGTCCCAGCTGTGGACCCTGGTCCGGCGCTATGTGTCGGTGATCGCGTCCGACCGGGGCTTCATGGGCCTGATGGTGCTGCTGCCGGCGATCCTCGGCGGGGTGAGCGCCGTCATACCGGCCAAGTTCGGCCTCGTACCGCCCACACCGCCCTCCCGCTTCAACAGCACCGCCGGGATCATCATGATGATCCTCGTGGTCGGGATGTGCTTCGCCGGCTCGGCCAACTCCGTACGAGAACTGATCAAGGAACGGGTCATCTACGAACGGGAACGGGCCACCGGCCTGTCCCGTTCGGCCTACCTGATGTCCAAGGTGATCGTGCTGGGGGTGATCACGGCTTTCCAGGCCGTCATCATCTGCGCCATCGCCCTGCCGGTCCGTGAACTCCCCGAGAAGGGCGTGATCACCCACCCGGCCGTCGAGATCTGCCTCGCGATCATCGCCATGGGCTTCACCGCGATGATGCTCGGACTGGTCATCTCCGCGCTGGTCAAGACCGCCGAGAAGACCATGCCGCTGCTCGTGATGTTCGCGATCGTGCAGCTCGTCTTCACCGGCACCCTCTTCCAGATCTTCGGCAAGCCCGGACTGGAACAGTTCGCCTGGCTGATGCCGTCCCGCTGGGCCCTGGGCGCGGCGGGCTCGACGCTCGACCTGTCGCACCTGATGGCGCCGTGGGACCCGGAGAAGCCCGGCGACCTGGACCCGCTGTGGCAGCACACCGCCGCCCAGTGGTCCGTCGACATGATCGTGCTGGTCGTGATCGGTGTGCTCTGCGGCTTCGTGGTCGCGCGCCTGCTGCGCCGCCACGAGCCGGAGGTCATGCGGAAGTAG
- a CDS encoding transglycosylase SLT domain-containing protein, with protein sequence MFSSRTPGLDRLNRAHKASIAGVAAAGVAAITLTLVPGASADSKPSQAVTASQAAFTATPDTAAQAASLHASVFKQQASAENTAKVQAATKVKAAAQEKADKAEKAKKAAEAKAKAEKKAEQKAKAEKAAKAKAKAAADAKKRVKAADDAKKRAKAAASRSAARTPVYANNLDGWIKESLSIMKKHGIPGSYEGLHRNIMRESSGNPNAINNWDINAQNGIPSKGLLQVIPPTFATYHVNGTSKNIYDPVANIVAAANYAADRYGSMDNVNSAY encoded by the coding sequence ATGTTCTCGTCACGCACCCCTGGCCTTGACCGTCTCAACCGGGCGCACAAGGCTTCGATCGCCGGCGTCGCCGCCGCCGGAGTCGCCGCCATCACCCTCACGCTCGTTCCGGGCGCCTCGGCCGACTCCAAGCCCTCGCAGGCGGTCACCGCCTCGCAGGCCGCCTTCACGGCGACCCCGGACACCGCTGCCCAGGCCGCGTCGCTGCACGCGAGCGTCTTCAAGCAGCAGGCCTCCGCCGAGAACACGGCGAAGGTCCAGGCCGCGACGAAGGTCAAGGCCGCCGCGCAGGAGAAGGCCGACAAGGCCGAGAAGGCGAAGAAGGCCGCCGAGGCCAAGGCGAAGGCCGAGAAGAAGGCCGAGCAGAAGGCCAAGGCGGAGAAGGCCGCGAAGGCCAAGGCCAAGGCCGCCGCCGACGCCAAGAAGCGCGTGAAGGCCGCCGACGACGCGAAGAAGCGTGCCAAGGCCGCCGCCAGCCGGTCCGCCGCGCGCACCCCGGTCTACGCGAACAACCTGGACGGCTGGATCAAGGAATCGCTGTCCATCATGAAGAAGCACGGCATCCCGGGCTCGTACGAGGGACTGCACCGCAACATCATGCGCGAGTCGAGCGGGAACCCGAACGCGATCAACAACTGGGACATCAACGCCCAGAACGGCATCCCGTCGAAGGGCCTGCTCCAGGTCATCCCCCCGACCTTCGCCACGTACCACGTCAACGGCACGTCGAAGAACATCTACGACCCCGTCGCCAACATCGTCGCCGCGGCCAACTACGCCGCCGACAGGTACGGCTCGATGGACAACGTCAACAGCGCCTACTGA
- a CDS encoding GAF domain-containing sensor histidine kinase, translating into MSHRPRSGLAAVSTALLAMSRHLEVRDVLKTIVASARELLDAEYAALGVPDDHGGFAQFVVDGVSDDQWKAIGPLPRQHGILAAMLRDRTPQRLTDVRQDPRFEGWPASHPDMSDFLGLPVRDGDETLAALFLANKRCPRPGGGCGFTEEDEELLGILAQHAAIALTNARLHERSRELTIAEERSRLAHELHDAVSQKLFSLRLTAQAAAALVDRDPARAKDELQQVTALAAEAAEELRAAVVELRPAALDEDGLVHTLRTQIHVLDRAHSARVTFGSFSVRALPAAQEEALLRVAQEALHNALRHSGADRVDVTLARRDPGVVLSVTDNGTGFDPRAVRRAGRHLGLVSMRDRAGGVGGRLSVRSAPGRGTTIEMEVPGG; encoded by the coding sequence ATGAGCCACCGACCCAGATCCGGCCTCGCGGCGGTGAGCACCGCGTTGCTGGCGATGAGCCGGCACCTGGAGGTACGGGACGTCCTCAAGACGATCGTCGCCTCCGCCCGCGAACTGCTGGACGCCGAGTACGCGGCGCTCGGCGTCCCCGACGACCACGGCGGCTTCGCCCAGTTCGTGGTCGACGGCGTGAGCGACGACCAGTGGAAGGCCATCGGGCCGCTCCCGCGCCAGCACGGCATCCTCGCCGCGATGCTCAGGGACCGGACGCCCCAGCGCCTGACCGACGTACGCCAGGACCCCCGCTTCGAGGGCTGGCCCGCCTCCCACCCCGACATGTCCGACTTCCTGGGGCTGCCCGTCAGGGACGGCGACGAGACCCTCGCCGCGCTCTTCCTCGCCAACAAGCGCTGCCCCAGGCCCGGCGGGGGCTGCGGCTTCACCGAGGAGGACGAGGAACTCCTCGGCATACTCGCCCAGCACGCCGCCATCGCCCTCACCAACGCCCGGCTCCACGAACGCAGCCGCGAGCTGACCATCGCCGAGGAACGCTCACGCCTCGCCCACGAACTCCACGACGCCGTCAGCCAGAAACTCTTCTCCCTGCGCCTGACCGCCCAGGCCGCCGCCGCCCTGGTCGACCGTGACCCGGCCCGCGCCAAGGACGAACTCCAGCAGGTCACCGCACTCGCCGCCGAGGCCGCCGAGGAGCTGCGCGCCGCCGTCGTCGAGCTGCGGCCCGCCGCCCTCGACGAGGACGGCCTCGTCCACACCCTCCGTACCCAGATCCACGTCCTGGACCGCGCCCACTCCGCCCGGGTCACCTTCGGCAGCTTCTCCGTACGGGCCCTGCCCGCCGCCCAGGAGGAAGCGCTGCTGCGGGTCGCCCAGGAGGCCCTGCACAACGCGCTGCGGCACTCCGGCGCCGACCGGGTCGACGTCACCCTCGCCCGCCGGGACCCCGGCGTGGTCCTCAGCGTCACGGACAACGGCACGGGCTTCGACCCGCGCGCGGTCCGCCGGGCCGGCCGGCACCTGGGGCTGGTCTCGATGCGCGACCGGGCCGGTGGCGTCGGCGGCAGACTCAGCGTGCGGTCGGCGCCCGGACGGGGCACCACGATCGAGATGGAGGTGCCCGGTGGGTGA
- a CDS encoding response regulator transcription factor has protein sequence MGDKTIRVLLVDDHQVVRRGLRTFLEVQDDIEVVGEASDGAEGVARAEELRPDVVLMDIKMPGTDGIEALRTLRDLQNPARVLIVTSFTEQRTVVPALRAGASGYVYKDVDPEALAGAIRSVHAGHVLLQPEVAGALLAQDNPGGGQGRGTTLTEREREVLTLIADGRSNREIARALVLSEKTVKTHVSNILMKLDLADRTQAALWAVRHGITG, from the coding sequence GTGGGTGACAAGACCATTCGTGTCCTGCTGGTGGACGACCACCAGGTGGTCCGCCGCGGCCTGCGGACGTTCCTGGAGGTCCAGGACGACATCGAGGTCGTGGGGGAGGCGTCCGACGGCGCCGAGGGGGTCGCCCGCGCCGAGGAACTGCGGCCCGACGTCGTCCTGATGGACATCAAGATGCCCGGCACCGACGGCATCGAGGCCCTGCGCACCCTCCGGGACCTCCAGAACCCGGCCAGGGTGCTGATCGTCACCAGCTTCACCGAACAGCGCACCGTCGTCCCCGCCCTGCGCGCCGGCGCGTCCGGCTACGTGTACAAGGACGTCGACCCCGAGGCGCTGGCCGGCGCGATCCGCTCCGTACACGCGGGGCACGTCCTGCTCCAGCCCGAGGTGGCGGGCGCCCTGCTGGCCCAGGACAACCCCGGCGGCGGCCAGGGCCGGGGGACCACCCTCACCGAGCGGGAACGCGAAGTGCTCACCCTCATCGCCGACGGGCGCTCCAACCGGGAGATCGCCCGCGCCCTGGTGCTCTCCGAGAAGACCGTCAAGACACACGTCTCGAACATCCTGATGAAACTGGATCTCGCGGACCGCACCCAGGCCGCCCTCTGGGCGGTCCGACATGGGATTACCGGCTGA
- a CDS encoding chaplin, translated as MKNLKKAATLTLVAGGIVAAASGVASAHGGAQAEGAALKSPGIASGNLIQAPVHVPVNAVGNSVNVIGVLNPAFGNAAVNH; from the coding sequence ATGAAGAACCTGAAGAAGGCCGCCACCCTCACCCTCGTCGCCGGTGGCATCGTCGCCGCCGCGTCCGGCGTCGCGTCCGCCCACGGCGGCGCGCAGGCCGAGGGCGCCGCCCTCAAGTCCCCGGGCATCGCCTCCGGCAACCTGATCCAGGCCCCCGTGCACGTCCCGGTCAACGCCGTCGGCAACAGCGTCAACGTCATCGGCGTACTGAACCCGGCCTTCGGCAACGCCGCCGTCAACCACTGA
- a CDS encoding chaplin: MKVAKKAALVIVTAGLAASASAGAAFATGGGSGAQADGLAQHSPGIASGNAVQVPVHVPVNLTGNTVNVIGLLNPAFGNHSVNR, translated from the coding sequence ATGAAGGTCGCCAAGAAGGCCGCCCTGGTCATCGTCACCGCCGGTCTCGCCGCGAGTGCCTCCGCCGGCGCGGCGTTCGCCACCGGTGGCGGCTCCGGCGCGCAGGCCGACGGCCTGGCCCAGCACTCCCCGGGCATCGCCTCCGGCAACGCGGTCCAGGTCCCGGTGCACGTCCCGGTCAACCTGACCGGCAACACCGTGAACGTGATCGGCCTGCTGAACCCGGCGTTCGGCAACCACTCCGTGAACCGCTGA
- a CDS encoding ABC transporter ATP-binding protein produces the protein MSDVLELVDVSVVRDGRALVDDVSWSVKEGERWVILGPNGAGKTTLLNLASSYLFPTTGSARILGETLGKVDVFDLRPRIGIAGVAMSEKLPKRQTVLETVLTAAYGMTATWQEQYDEVDEQRARAFLDRLGMTEFLDRRFGTLSEGERKRTLIARAMMTDPELLLLDEPAAGLDLGGREDLVRRLGRLARDPYAPSMIMVTHHVEEIAPGFTHVLMIRQGKVLAAGPMETELSSRNLSLCFGLPLVVERTGDRWTAQGLPLK, from the coding sequence ATGAGCGATGTACTGGAGCTGGTGGACGTATCCGTGGTCCGCGACGGACGCGCTCTGGTGGACGATGTCTCCTGGTCGGTCAAGGAGGGCGAGCGCTGGGTGATCCTCGGGCCGAACGGCGCCGGCAAGACCACCCTGCTCAACCTCGCGTCCAGCTACCTCTTCCCGACCACCGGCAGCGCCCGGATCCTCGGCGAGACCCTCGGCAAGGTCGACGTCTTCGACCTCCGACCGCGCATCGGCATCGCCGGTGTCGCCATGTCGGAGAAGCTGCCCAAGCGCCAGACGGTCCTGGAGACCGTCCTCACGGCCGCGTACGGCATGACCGCCACCTGGCAGGAGCAGTACGACGAGGTCGACGAGCAGCGCGCCCGCGCCTTCCTCGACCGCCTCGGCATGACGGAGTTCCTGGACCGCAGGTTCGGCACGCTCTCCGAGGGCGAGCGCAAGCGCACCCTCATCGCCCGCGCCATGATGACCGACCCCGAGCTGCTGCTCCTCGACGAGCCCGCCGCGGGACTGGACCTCGGAGGCCGCGAGGATCTCGTACGGCGCCTCGGCCGCCTCGCCCGCGACCCGTACGCGCCTTCCATGATCATGGTCACCCACCATGTCGAGGAGATCGCCCCCGGCTTCACGCACGTCCTCATGATCCGCCAGGGCAAGGTGCTCGCCGCGGGACCCATGGAGACCGAGCTGTCCTCCCGTAACCTCTCCCTCTGCTTCGGCCTCCCGCTCGTCGTGGAGCGCACCGGGGACCGCTGGACCGCGCAGGGCCTCCCGCTCAAGTGA